The proteins below are encoded in one region of Mycobacterium shinjukuense:
- the pcrA gene encoding DNA helicase PcrA, with protein sequence MCVHATDATPEADRLLAGLNPQQRQAVVHEGSPLLIVAGAGSGKTAVLTRRIAYLIAARGVGVGQILAITFTNKAAAEMRERVVRLVGDRARYMWVSTFHSSCVRILRNQASLIEGLNSNFSIYDADDSRRLLQMIGRDMGLDVKRYSPRLLAHAISNLKNELKDPHKAAADLTDDSDDLARTVASVYGEYQRRLRAANALDFDDLIGETVAVLQNFPQIAQYYRRRFRHVLVDEYQDTNHAQYVLVRELVGRGSDDGVPPAELCVVGDADQAIYAFRGATIRNIEDFERDYPDATTILLEQNYRSTQNILSAANSVIARNSGRREKRLWTDAGAGELIVGYVADNEHDEARFVAEEIDALAARGEITYHDVAVFYRTNNSSRSLEEVFVRAGIPYKVVGGVRFYERKEIRDIIAYLRVLDNPGDAVSLRRILNTPRRGIGDRAEACVAVYAENTGASFVDALGAAADGKVPMLNSRAEKAIAGFLELLDELRGRLDDDLGELVEAVLERSGYRRELESSTDPQELARLDNLNELVSVAHEFSIDQALHASEAAALAPDEEDVPDTGVLAAFLERVSLISDADELPEHGAGVVTLMTLHTAKGLEFPVVFVTGWEDGMFPHMRALGDPKELSEERRLAYVGITRARHRLYVSRAIVRSSWGQPMLNPESRFLREIPQQLIDWRRTAPTPSFSAPVTGRFGASRSAPTRSGPSKRPLLVLQPGDRVTHDKYGLGRVEEVSGVGESAMSLIDFGSSGRVKLMHNHAPVTKL encoded by the coding sequence ATGTGTGTGCACGCGACCGACGCAACGCCCGAGGCGGATCGACTGCTGGCCGGCCTTAACCCGCAACAGCGCCAGGCGGTGGTGCATGAGGGTTCTCCGCTGTTGATCGTCGCGGGCGCCGGCTCGGGCAAGACCGCGGTGTTGACCCGGCGGATCGCGTACCTGATCGCGGCGCGCGGTGTGGGGGTCGGTCAGATTCTGGCCATCACCTTCACCAACAAGGCCGCCGCGGAGATGCGCGAGCGGGTGGTGCGGCTGGTCGGCGACCGGGCCCGGTACATGTGGGTGTCGACGTTTCACTCCAGCTGTGTGCGCATCCTGCGCAATCAGGCGTCGTTGATTGAGGGTCTCAACTCCAACTTTTCCATCTATGACGCCGACGATTCGCGGCGGCTGCTGCAGATGATCGGCCGGGATATGGGCCTGGACGTCAAGCGGTACTCGCCGCGGCTGTTGGCCCACGCCATCTCCAACCTGAAGAACGAGTTGAAGGACCCGCACAAGGCGGCGGCCGACCTCACCGATGACTCCGATGACCTGGCGCGCACCGTGGCGTCGGTGTATGGCGAATACCAGCGGCGCCTACGGGCGGCCAACGCGCTGGACTTCGACGACCTGATCGGGGAGACGGTGGCGGTGCTGCAGAACTTCCCGCAGATCGCCCAGTACTACCGGCGGCGGTTCCGGCATGTGCTGGTCGACGAATACCAGGACACCAACCACGCTCAATACGTGCTGGTCCGCGAGTTGGTGGGACGCGGCAGCGACGACGGCGTCCCGCCCGCCGAGTTGTGTGTCGTCGGCGATGCCGACCAGGCGATCTATGCGTTCCGGGGCGCCACCATCCGCAACATCGAAGACTTCGAGCGTGACTACCCCGACGCCACAACGATTCTGCTGGAACAGAATTACCGCTCCACACAGAACATCTTGTCGGCGGCCAACTCGGTGATCGCCCGTAACTCCGGGCGCCGCGAAAAACGGCTGTGGACCGACGCCGGCGCCGGGGAGCTGATCGTCGGCTATGTCGCCGACAACGAGCACGACGAGGCCAGGTTCGTGGCCGAGGAGATCGACGCGCTGGCCGCGCGCGGCGAGATCACCTACCACGACGTGGCCGTCTTCTACCGTACCAACAACTCGTCACGGTCTTTGGAAGAGGTGTTCGTCCGGGCCGGGATTCCGTACAAAGTCGTTGGGGGAGTGCGCTTTTACGAGCGCAAGGAGATCCGCGACATCATCGCCTACCTGCGTGTGCTGGACAACCCGGGCGACGCGGTCAGCCTGCGGCGCATCCTCAACACGCCGCGCCGCGGCATCGGCGATCGAGCCGAGGCGTGTGTGGCGGTATACGCCGAGAACACCGGCGCCAGCTTCGTCGACGCACTCGGCGCCGCCGCCGATGGCAAGGTGCCAATGCTCAATTCCCGCGCGGAGAAAGCCATCGCGGGCTTCCTTGAGTTGCTCGACGAGCTGCGCGGCCGCCTCGATGACGACCTCGGAGAGCTGGTCGAGGCGGTGCTGGAACGCAGCGGCTATCGCCGGGAGCTGGAATCGTCCACCGACCCGCAGGAGCTGGCCCGGCTGGACAACCTTAACGAACTCGTCAGCGTCGCACACGAATTCAGCATCGACCAGGCCCTTCATGCCAGCGAAGCCGCCGCGCTCGCGCCGGATGAGGAAGATGTGCCGGACACCGGTGTGCTGGCGGCGTTTCTGGAGCGGGTGTCGCTGATCTCCGACGCCGACGAACTCCCCGAGCACGGTGCCGGCGTGGTCACGTTGATGACCTTGCACACCGCCAAGGGGTTGGAGTTCCCGGTGGTCTTCGTGACCGGCTGGGAGGACGGGATGTTCCCGCACATGCGGGCGCTGGGCGATCCCAAGGAACTGTCCGAGGAACGGCGGCTGGCCTACGTCGGCATCACCCGGGCCCGGCACCGGCTGTATGTGAGCCGGGCGATCGTCCGTTCGTCTTGGGGGCAGCCGATGCTCAATCCGGAGTCGCGGTTCCTGCGCGAGATCCCGCAGCAGCTGATCGATTGGCGGCGCACCGCGCCCACGCCGTCGTTCAGCGCGCCGGTAACCGGACGCTTTGGTGCCTCGCGCTCAGCGCCGACCCGGTCGGGCCCGAGCAAGCGCCCGCTGCTGGTCTTGCAGCCCGGCGACCGGGTCACGCACGACAAGTACGGCCTGGGCCGCGTCGAAGAAGTTTCCGGGGTCGGCGAATCGGCGATGTCGCTGATCGACTTCGGCAGCTCGGGGCGGGTGAAGCTGATGCACAACCACGCTCCGGTCACCAAGCTGTAG
- a CDS encoding M23 family metallopeptidase → MPQHPFARSAAAVAAHSPRDRWLHHHRNEVTEIIALDDFGDLDDLDFLDDPDFGPDFGADRIFDHEARLLSAPELDDLDDADDLTPQPLATPDNVQARAVGEPDPAITAVLRRAGQHRRQPTGAAKGRLLISAMAAGAAAAAAHTVLHESDAPPAETVLTANASTLTGGSGDNAPRGVQVVAAQPAANVAVHNAEFARAVAFAEERAQREARLQRPLYMMPTKGIFTSNFGYRWGVLHAGIDLANAIGTPIYAVADGIVIDAGPTAGYGMWVKLLHADGTVTLYGHVNTTLVSVGQRVMAGDQIATMGNRGFSTGPHLHFEVLMGGTERVDPVPWLAKRGIYVGNYAG, encoded by the coding sequence TTGCCCCAGCACCCGTTCGCCCGCTCTGCTGCCGCAGTAGCGGCGCACTCACCCCGGGACCGCTGGCTGCACCATCACCGCAACGAAGTCACCGAGATCATCGCGCTAGACGACTTTGGCGATCTCGACGACCTGGATTTCCTCGACGACCCCGACTTCGGCCCGGATTTCGGCGCGGACCGCATCTTCGACCACGAAGCCCGGCTGCTGAGTGCGCCCGAACTGGATGACCTGGATGACGCCGACGATCTGACCCCGCAACCGCTGGCCACCCCTGACAACGTGCAGGCCCGGGCGGTCGGCGAGCCCGACCCCGCGATCACCGCGGTGCTCCGGCGCGCCGGGCAGCACCGCAGGCAGCCAACCGGCGCCGCCAAGGGGCGACTGCTGATCTCGGCAATGGCGGCCGGCGCCGCGGCCGCGGCGGCACACACCGTGCTGCATGAGTCGGATGCCCCACCGGCCGAGACGGTGCTGACCGCCAACGCCTCGACGCTCACCGGAGGCTCGGGCGACAACGCACCGCGGGGTGTCCAGGTGGTCGCCGCCCAGCCGGCGGCCAATGTGGCGGTGCACAACGCGGAGTTCGCCCGAGCCGTGGCCTTCGCCGAGGAGCGCGCCCAGCGTGAGGCGCGGCTGCAACGGCCGCTGTACATGATGCCGACCAAAGGCATCTTCACCTCGAATTTCGGCTACCGCTGGGGTGTGTTGCATGCCGGCATCGACCTGGCCAACGCGATCGGGACCCCGATCTACGCGGTGGCCGACGGCATCGTCATCGACGCCGGCCCGACCGCCGGCTACGGCATGTGGGTCAAGCTGCTGCACGCCGACGGCACCGTCACGCTCTATGGCCACGTCAACACGACGTTGGTCAGCGTCGGCCAGCGGGTGATGGCGGGCGACCAGATAGCCACCATGGGCAACCGCGGATTCTCCACCGGCCCGCACCTGCACTTCGAGGTCCTCATGGGTGGCACCGAGCGGGTGGACCCGGTGCCGTGGCTGGCCAAGCGAGGAATCTACGTCGGCAATTACGCCGGCTGA
- the sucC gene encoding ADP-forming succinate--CoA ligase subunit beta: MDLFEYQAKELFLQHDVPGTQGRVTDTAEGARAIAAEVGRPVMVKAQVKTGGRGKAGGVKYAATPEEAFEHAKNILGLDIKGHIVKKLLVAEASDIAEEYYLSFLLDRANRGYLAMCSVEGGMDIEEVAATKPERLAKVPVNAVRGVDLAFARSIAERGHLPAEVLDAAAVTIAKLWELFVAEDATLVEVNPLVRTPDDRILALDGKVTLDGNADFRHPGHAAFEDRAATDPLELKAKEHDLNYVKLDGQVGIIGNGAGLVMSTLDVVAYAGEKHGGVKPANFLDIGGGASAEVMAAGLDVVLSDEDVKSVFVNVFGGITSCDAVATGIVKALEILGDEANKPLVVRLDGNNVEEGRRILAEANHPLVTLVPTMDAAADKAAELASA; this comes from the coding sequence ATGGACCTTTTCGAGTATCAAGCCAAGGAATTGTTCCTCCAGCACGACGTGCCCGGCACGCAGGGGCGGGTGACCGACACCGCCGAAGGCGCTCGGGCCATCGCGGCGGAGGTGGGCCGCCCGGTGATGGTCAAGGCGCAGGTCAAGACCGGCGGGCGGGGCAAGGCGGGCGGTGTGAAATACGCCGCCACCCCCGAGGAGGCCTTCGAGCACGCCAAGAACATTCTCGGACTGGACATCAAAGGCCACATCGTCAAGAAGTTGCTGGTCGCCGAGGCCAGCGACATCGCCGAGGAGTACTACCTGTCGTTCCTGCTCGACCGGGCCAACCGCGGCTATCTGGCGATGTGCTCGGTGGAAGGCGGCATGGACATCGAAGAGGTGGCCGCCACCAAACCCGAGCGGCTTGCGAAGGTGCCGGTGAACGCGGTCAGGGGTGTCGACCTGGCGTTCGCGCGCTCCATCGCCGAGCGGGGCCACCTGCCGGCCGAGGTGCTCGACGCCGCCGCGGTCACCATCGCCAAGCTGTGGGAGCTCTTCGTCGCCGAGGACGCCACCCTGGTCGAGGTCAACCCGCTGGTGCGCACCCCCGACGACCGGATCCTGGCGTTGGACGGCAAGGTCACCCTCGACGGCAACGCCGACTTCCGCCACCCCGGCCACGCCGCGTTCGAGGACCGCGCGGCCACCGACCCGCTGGAGCTGAAGGCCAAGGAGCACGACCTCAACTACGTCAAGCTGGACGGTCAGGTGGGGATCATCGGCAACGGCGCGGGCCTGGTGATGTCGACGCTGGACGTGGTGGCCTATGCCGGTGAGAAGCACGGCGGCGTGAAGCCGGCCAACTTCCTGGACATCGGTGGCGGCGCGTCCGCCGAGGTGATGGCCGCCGGCCTGGACGTGGTGTTAAGCGACGAGGACGTCAAAAGCGTGTTCGTCAACGTCTTCGGCGGCATCACCTCGTGCGACGCGGTTGCCACCGGGATCGTCAAGGCGCTGGAGATCCTGGGCGACGAAGCCAACAAGCCGCTGGTGGTGCGGCTGGACGGCAACAACGTCGAAGAAGGCCGGCGCATCCTGGCCGAGGCCAACCACCCGCTGGTGACGTTGGTGCCCACGATGGACGCGGCCGCCGACAAGGCGGCCGAGCTGGCGAGCGCCTGA
- the sucD gene encoding succinate--CoA ligase subunit alpha translates to MAIFLTKDNKVIVQGITGSEATVHTARMLKAGTRIVGGVNARKAGTTVTHEDKGGRIIKLPVFATVAEAMEKTGADVSIIFVPPKFAKDAILEAIDAEVPLLVVITEGIPVQDTAYAWAYNLDKGGKTRIIGPNCPGIISPGQSLVGIIPANITGPGPIGLVSKSGTLTYQMMFELRDFGFTSSIGIGGDPVIGTTHIDAIEAFEKDPDTKLIVMIGEIGGDAEERAAEFIEANVSKPVVGYVAGFTAPEGKTMGHAGAIVSGSSGTAAAKKDALETAGVKVGKTPSETAALAREILRGL, encoded by the coding sequence ATGGCTATCTTCCTGACCAAAGACAACAAGGTCATCGTCCAGGGCATCACCGGCAGCGAGGCCACCGTGCACACCGCCCGGATGCTCAAGGCCGGCACCCGGATCGTCGGCGGCGTCAACGCCCGTAAGGCCGGGACCACGGTCACGCACGAGGACAAGGGCGGCCGAATCATCAAGCTGCCGGTGTTCGCCACCGTGGCCGAGGCGATGGAGAAGACCGGTGCCGACGTGTCGATCATCTTCGTGCCGCCGAAGTTCGCCAAGGACGCCATCCTCGAGGCCATTGACGCCGAGGTGCCACTGCTGGTCGTCATCACCGAGGGGATCCCGGTGCAAGACACCGCCTACGCCTGGGCCTACAACCTCGACAAGGGGGGCAAGACCCGCATCATCGGGCCCAACTGTCCCGGCATCATCAGCCCCGGCCAGTCGCTGGTGGGCATAATCCCGGCCAACATCACCGGCCCGGGCCCGATCGGGTTGGTCTCCAAGTCGGGCACGCTGACCTACCAGATGATGTTCGAACTGCGCGACTTCGGTTTCACCAGCTCGATCGGCATCGGCGGGGACCCGGTGATCGGCACCACCCACATCGACGCCATCGAGGCGTTCGAGAAGGATCCCGACACCAAGCTCATCGTCATGATCGGCGAGATCGGTGGTGACGCCGAGGAGCGCGCGGCCGAGTTCATCGAGGCCAACGTGTCCAAGCCGGTTGTCGGCTATGTCGCCGGATTCACCGCCCCGGAAGGCAAGACGATGGGTCACGCGGGCGCCATCGTGTCCGGCTCGTCGGGCACCGCGGCCGCCAAGAAGGACGCGCTGGAGACGGCCGGCGTCAAGGTCGGCAAGACCCCCTCGGAGACCGCGGCGCTGGCTCGGGAGATCCTGCGCGGCTTGTAG
- a CDS encoding LLM class F420-dependent oxidoreductase yields the protein MDYGLVLFTSDRGISPTAAAKLADRHGFRTFYVPEHTHIPVRREAAHPATGDASLPDDRYVRTLDPWVSLGAASAVTSRVRLATAVALPVEHDPITLAKGIATLDHLSGGRVSVGVGFGWNTDELADHGVPPGRRRTMLREYLEAMRALWTQEEAAYDGEFVKFGPSWAWPKPMQAHIPVLLGAAGTEKNFRWIARSADGWITTPRDVDIDEPVRLLRDIWAAAGRDGAPQIVALDAKPVPEKLARWAELGVTEVLFGLPDRSEDEIAGYVERLAAKLAGAG from the coding sequence ATGGATTACGGGCTTGTGCTGTTCACCAGCGACCGTGGCATCTCCCCGACGGCAGCCGCCAAACTTGCTGACCGCCATGGATTTCGCACGTTTTACGTACCCGAACACACCCATATCCCGGTGCGGCGCGAGGCGGCCCACCCGGCGACCGGCGACGCATCGCTGCCCGACGACCGCTATGTGCGCACGCTCGACCCGTGGGTGAGCTTGGGCGCGGCGTCGGCGGTGACGTCTCGGGTCCGGCTCGCCACCGCGGTGGCGCTGCCGGTCGAGCATGATCCCATCACGCTGGCGAAAGGCATTGCCACACTGGACCATTTGTCTGGTGGTCGGGTCAGTGTCGGGGTGGGGTTCGGCTGGAACACCGACGAGCTCGCCGACCACGGGGTGCCACCCGGGCGCCGCCGCACGATGTTGCGTGAATACCTGGAAGCGATGCGCGCGCTGTGGACGCAGGAGGAGGCCGCCTACGACGGCGAGTTCGTCAAGTTCGGGCCCAGCTGGGCGTGGCCTAAGCCGATGCAAGCACACATACCGGTCCTGCTGGGCGCGGCGGGGACGGAGAAGAACTTCAGGTGGATCGCGCGCAGCGCCGACGGCTGGATCACCACGCCGCGCGACGTCGACATCGACGAGCCGGTGAGGTTGCTGCGGGACATCTGGGCGGCCGCCGGCCGCGACGGGGCCCCGCAGATCGTGGCGCTGGACGCCAAGCCGGTGCCCGAGAAACTGGCGCGCTGGGCCGAGCTTGGCGTGACGGAGGTGCTGTTCGGTCTGCCCGACCGCTCCGAAGACGAGATCGCCGGCTACGTGGAGCGCCTGGCCGCCAAGCTGGCCGGCGCGGGTTAG
- a CDS encoding DUF5336 domain-containing protein — protein sequence MTYSPGSPGYPPAQPAGPYAGSTPSFGKAETGESKLPIYLNIAAAALGLIAYLVSFGPMFTLSSELGGGGGAVSGDSVLAVDVALLAGLLAGVGLLPKVKSYVAVVSVLALLGVFLLISATFNKPNAYSAGWALWIVLVLVVLQAVAAVTALLLEAGVITAPAPRPRYEPYGGQYGQYGQYGQYGGQPGGYYGQPGAQQPTPSPQQAPGYGSPYGGYTSNPAPSPSQGGGYSAAPAAQSQQSAQQGPSTPPTGFPSFGPPPPVSAGTSSQAGSAPVNYSSQGGGQQSQGQQSSSPGAAPV from the coding sequence ATGACCTACTCGCCCGGGAGCCCCGGATATCCGCCCGCGCAGCCCGCCGGCCCCTATGCAGGCTCTACGCCCTCGTTTGGCAAAGCCGAGACCGGTGAGAGCAAGCTTCCGATATACCTGAACATCGCGGCGGCCGCCCTCGGGCTGATCGCGTACCTGGTGAGCTTCGGCCCGATGTTCACCCTCAGTTCCGAACTCGGCGGGGGCGGCGGTGCGGTGTCCGGTGACAGCGTGCTGGCCGTCGACGTGGCTCTGTTGGCCGGGTTGCTGGCCGGGGTGGGTCTGCTGCCCAAAGTCAAAAGCTACGTGGCGGTGGTCAGTGTGCTCGCCCTGCTAGGCGTGTTCCTACTGATCTCGGCGACTTTCAACAAACCGAACGCCTATTCGGCCGGTTGGGCCTTGTGGATCGTGCTGGTTTTGGTGGTGCTGCAGGCGGTCGCCGCGGTCACCGCGCTGCTGCTGGAGGCCGGCGTGATCACCGCGCCCGCACCGCGGCCCAGGTACGAGCCGTATGGCGGCCAATACGGCCAGTACGGCCAGTACGGCCAGTACGGCGGTCAGCCGGGCGGGTATTACGGTCAGCCCGGTGCACAACAGCCCACGCCCAGCCCGCAGCAGGCGCCCGGATACGGGTCACCGTACGGCGGTTATACGTCCAACCCGGCCCCCAGTCCGAGCCAGGGCGGCGGGTACAGCGCTGCGCCTGCGGCGCAGTCCCAGCAATCGGCGCAGCAGGGGCCATCGACGCCGCCCACCGGCTTTCCCAGCTTCGGCCCGCCACCGCCGGTCAGCGCGGGCACGAGTTCCCAGGCAGGTTCGGCTCCGGTCAACTACTCAAGCCAGGGTGGCGGCCAACAGTCCCAGGGCCAGCAGTCGTCGTCGCCCGGGGCGGCGCCGGTCTAA
- a CDS encoding cell division protein PerM has product MTRVSKSGDNRAAGARQTRDLVRVAFAPAVVALVIVAAITLLQLLIANSDMTGAWGAIASMWLGVHQVPISIGGRELGVMPLLPVLLMVWATARTTARATSPHSSWLVIRWVVASALGGPLLMAAVALAVIHDASSVITELQTPNALRAFTGVLVVHAIGAGIGVWSRVGRRALAGSPLPDWLGDSVRAAAAGVLALLGLSGMVTAGSLVVHWGTMQELYGITDSIFGQFSLTVLSVLYTPNVIVGAAAVAVGSSAHIGFATFSSFTVFGGDLPALPILAATPTPPLGPVWVALLIIGASSGVAVGQQCARRALPILPATAQLVVAAALGAVVMALLGYGGGGKLGNFGDVGVDEGALTVGVFFWFATIGGVTVVMAGGVKRRPRRPKPHPAPPSPPDDEPVAERDLAADAAEGDVSPPDADAIVDVPADEDDAGPPMTDPPQPD; this is encoded by the coding sequence GTGACACGGGTGTCAAAGAGCGGGGACAATAGGGCAGCGGGCGCCCGCCAGACGCGAGACCTCGTCAGGGTCGCCTTCGCTCCGGCCGTGGTGGCCCTGGTCATCGTCGCCGCGATCACGCTGCTGCAGTTGCTGATCGCCAACAGCGACATGACCGGCGCGTGGGGCGCCATCGCCAGCATGTGGCTGGGCGTGCACCAAGTCCCGATCTCCATCGGGGGCCGCGAACTGGGGGTCATGCCGCTGTTGCCGGTCCTATTGATGGTGTGGGCAACCGCGCGGACCACGGCGCGGGCCACCTCACCGCACTCGTCGTGGCTGGTCATCCGGTGGGTGGTGGCATCGGCGCTGGGTGGGCCTTTGCTGATGGCCGCGGTTGCCCTGGCGGTGATCCATGACGCCTCGTCGGTCATTACCGAGTTGCAGACGCCCAACGCCCTGCGAGCGTTCACCGGTGTGCTGGTCGTTCATGCCATCGGGGCCGGGATCGGGGTGTGGTCGCGGGTGGGTCGACGGGCGCTGGCCGGCTCCCCGCTGCCCGACTGGCTGGGTGATTCGGTGCGTGCCGCCGCCGCCGGGGTGTTGGCGTTGCTCGGGCTCTCCGGGATGGTGACGGCGGGTTCGCTGGTTGTGCACTGGGGCACGATGCAAGAGCTCTACGGGATCACCGACTCGATCTTCGGCCAATTCAGCCTCACGGTGCTGTCGGTGCTCTACACGCCCAACGTCATCGTCGGCGCCGCCGCGGTCGCCGTCGGGTCCAGCGCCCATATCGGCTTCGCCACGTTCAGCTCGTTCACCGTGTTCGGCGGCGATCTGCCGGCGTTGCCGATCCTGGCCGCCACTCCCACGCCACCGCTCGGGCCGGTCTGGGTTGCGCTGCTGATCATCGGCGCGTCGTCCGGCGTCGCGGTGGGGCAGCAGTGCGCGCGGCGGGCGCTGCCGATCCTCCCCGCGACGGCCCAGCTGGTGGTCGCGGCGGCCCTGGGTGCCGTGGTGATGGCGCTGCTCGGCTACGGCGGCGGCGGCAAGCTGGGCAACTTCGGCGACGTCGGTGTCGACGAGGGCGCCCTGACGGTCGGCGTGTTCTTCTGGTTCGCCACGATTGGTGGGGTGACCGTGGTGATGGCCGGCGGGGTCAAGAGGCGACCCAGACGTCCCAAACCCCACCCCGCCCCGCCATCGCCGCCCGACGACGAACCGGTCGCCGAGCGCGATCTGGCCGCCGACGCCGCGGAGGGCGACGTGTCGCCACCCGATGCCGACGCCATCGTCGACGTCCCCGCCGACGAGGACGACGCGGGCCCGCCCATGACCGACCCACCCCAGCCCGACTGA
- the purN gene encoding phosphoribosylglycinamide formyltransferase — translation MLAPLRVPPSAPARLVVLASGTGSLLSSLLGAAVGDYPARVVAVGADRDCRATEIAANASVPAFTVRLRDYPSRDAWDAAITEATAAHSPDLIVSAGFMRILGPRFLSRFCGRILNTHPALLPAFPGAHGVADALAYGVKVTGCTVHLVDAGTDTGPILAQQAIPVLDGDDEATLHERIKVTERQLLVDVVAAVATRGVTVTGRIATIGRKATMG, via the coding sequence GTGCTGGCACCGCTTCGTGTACCCCCGAGTGCACCGGCGCGGCTGGTGGTGCTGGCATCGGGTACCGGTTCGCTGCTGAGCTCACTGCTGGGCGCCGCCGTCGGCGACTACCCGGCGCGGGTCGTCGCGGTCGGCGCGGATCGCGACTGCCGGGCCACCGAAATCGCAGCGAACGCATCGGTGCCGGCCTTCACCGTGCGGCTGCGCGACTACCCCAGCCGCGACGCGTGGGACGCCGCCATCACCGAGGCCACCGCGGCGCACTCGCCCGACCTGATCGTCTCCGCCGGCTTCATGAGAATCCTTGGACCGCGGTTTCTTTCACGATTCTGCGGACGCATCCTGAACACGCACCCGGCGCTGCTGCCCGCCTTCCCCGGCGCGCACGGCGTGGCCGACGCGCTGGCCTACGGCGTGAAGGTCACCGGCTGCACGGTGCACCTGGTGGATGCCGGCACGGACACCGGACCGATACTGGCGCAGCAGGCCATTCCGGTGCTCGACGGCGATGACGAAGCGACCTTGCATGAACGCATCAAGGTCACCGAACGGCAACTGCTGGTGGATGTGGTGGCCGCGGTGGCAACCCGTGGTGTGACGGTGACCGGACGAATAGCGACGATCGGACGAAAGGCGACCATGGGATGA
- the purH gene encoding bifunctional phosphoribosylaminoimidazolecarboxamide formyltransferase/IMP cyclohydrolase yields MSTDGVRKPIRRALISVYDKTGLVELARGLSAAGVEIVSTGSTAKTIAGKGIPVTRVEELTGFPEVLDGRVKTLHPRVHAGLLADLRKPEHVAALDKLGIAAFELVVVNLYPFSQTVESGAGVDDCVEQIDIGGPSMVRAAAKNHPCVAVVTDPLGYDGVLAAVRSGGFTLAERKRLAALAFQHTAEYDIAVANWMQSTLAPEPPDAAFPHWFGGCWRRSSTLRYGENPHQRAALYTDPAAWPGLAQAEQLHGKDMSYNNFTDADAAWRAAFDHEQTCVAIIKHANPCGIAISSVSVADAHRKAHQCDPLSAYGGVIAANTEVSVEMAEYVNTIFTEVIVAPGYASGALDLLTRKKNIRVLVASEPMPGGTELRPISGGLLIQQRDQLDAPGDNPLNWTLASGSPADQATLTDLVFAWRACRAVKSNAIVIVADGATVGVGMGQVNRVDAARLAVERGGDRVRGAVAASDAFFPFPDGLETLTAAGVKAIVHPGGSVRDEEVTAAAANAGVTLYLTGSRHFAH; encoded by the coding sequence ATGAGCACCGACGGCGTAAGAAAGCCGATCCGCCGGGCGTTGATCAGCGTGTACGACAAGACCGGCCTCGTTGAGCTGGCCCGCGGTCTCAGTGCGGCCGGCGTCGAGATCGTTTCGACCGGGTCAACGGCGAAGACCATTGCGGGCAAAGGTATTCCGGTGACCCGCGTGGAGGAGCTGACCGGTTTCCCCGAGGTGCTCGACGGTCGGGTCAAGACGCTGCACCCGCGAGTGCACGCCGGCCTGCTGGCCGACCTGCGCAAACCCGAGCACGTGGCGGCACTGGACAAGCTCGGGATCGCGGCGTTCGAACTGGTCGTGGTCAACCTGTATCCGTTCAGCCAGACCGTCGAATCCGGTGCCGGCGTGGACGACTGCGTCGAGCAGATCGACATCGGTGGACCTTCGATGGTCCGGGCGGCTGCGAAGAACCATCCCTGCGTGGCGGTGGTCACCGACCCGCTCGGGTACGACGGGGTGCTGGCCGCGGTGCGCAGCGGCGGATTTACCCTCGCCGAGCGCAAAAGGCTGGCCGCACTGGCGTTTCAGCACACCGCCGAGTACGACATCGCCGTCGCCAACTGGATGCAGTCCACGCTGGCGCCCGAGCCGCCCGACGCGGCGTTCCCGCACTGGTTCGGCGGATGCTGGCGCCGCTCGTCGACGCTGCGCTACGGCGAGAACCCACACCAGCGGGCGGCGCTGTACACCGATCCCGCCGCCTGGCCCGGGCTGGCGCAGGCCGAACAGCTGCACGGAAAAGACATGTCCTACAACAACTTCACCGATGCGGACGCGGCCTGGCGCGCCGCCTTCGACCACGAACAAACGTGCGTGGCGATCATCAAGCACGCCAACCCGTGCGGCATCGCGATTTCGTCGGTCTCGGTCGCCGACGCCCACCGCAAGGCCCACCAATGCGATCCCCTGAGCGCCTACGGCGGTGTCATCGCGGCCAACACCGAGGTCAGCGTCGAAATGGCGGAGTACGTCAACACCATCTTCACCGAAGTCATCGTCGCGCCCGGCTACGCCTCGGGCGCCCTGGACCTGTTGACCCGCAAGAAAAACATCCGGGTGCTGGTGGCCTCCGAACCGATGCCTGGTGGCACCGAGCTGCGTCCGATCAGCGGGGGGTTGCTGATCCAGCAACGCGACCAGCTCGACGCGCCCGGTGACAACCCGCTGAACTGGACGCTGGCGAGCGGATCACCGGCGGACCAGGCGACGCTGACTGACCTGGTCTTTGCGTGGCGGGCCTGCCGCGCGGTCAAGTCGAACGCGATCGTGATCGTCGCCGACGGGGCCACCGTCGGTGTTGGCATGGGACAGGTCAACCGGGTGGACGCCGCCCGGCTGGCGGTCGAACGCGGCGGGGACCGAGTCCGCGGCGCGGTCGCGGCATCCGACGCGTTCTTCCCGTTCCCCGACGGACTCGAGACACTGACAGCAGCGGGGGTCAAGGCGATCGTGCATCCGGGCGGCTCGGTGCGCGACGAGGAGGTGACCGCGGCGGCGGCCAACGCCGGCGTCACCCTGTATCTCACCGGCTCCCGCCACTTCGCGCACTAG